CGGATATACCAGGATTAATAGAAGGCGCACATCTTGGGAAAGGTTTAGGAGACAAATTTTTGAGACACGTTGAAAGATGTTTGGCAATTGTACATATAATAGATATCTCGGGGTTAGAAAGAGAAGATCCTGTTGAGGATTATTATGCAATAAGAAAAGAATTGGAAAGTTTTTCTTATGTTCTTTCACAAAAGAAAGAACTAATTGTGGCAAACAAAATGGATACAGTTGAAAAAGAAGAATTAGAAAGGAAACTTTCTGACTTTAAAAGTAGAACGGGTAAAGAAATTTTTCCTATTTCTGCTTATACTGGAGAAAATATCAATATTTTTATAGAAAGAGTATGGGATTTAATGAAGCAGGAAAAAATTGCTTTACAAAAAAACCTTGAAAGAAAGCTAAAGAAGTTTGAAAAACCCAAGTTAAAAATAACTCCTGTGAAGTTTGAACCTGATTCGCATTTTAGAATAAATATTGTAAAATTGGGGGAAGAAGTTTTTGAAGTTGCGGGTGAAAGTGTTGAGAAATTACTTGCAAGATATGATATAAACCAAAAAGATTCACGATTATTAATTTTAGACACGTTAGAGAAAAATGGATTAACTAAGATACTTATGGAATCAGGTGTAAAAGAAGGAGATACTGTATATATAGGGGATTTTGCGTTTGAATATATTCCGGATTAAGTAAGGAGAAATGATATGATAATTATTTTTGGTGGAAGTTTCAACCCCCCACACATAGCTCATAGAATAATTGCTGAGTTTGCTTATGATGAATTTCAACCTGAAAAATTTTTTGTTATACCAGCTTTTTCTCCTCCGCATAAAAAAGAAGAGTTCATAGAAAAGTTTGATGTTAGATTTTCATGGTGTCAAAAAGTTTTTTACGAAAGTTACTTTGATGTAAGTGACTTAGAAGCAAAATTATCTTCTCCTTCTTACACTATAAAAACTGTGGAATATTTATCCAAAACATACAAAAACATAAATCTACTAATAGGAGAAGACTCGTTAAGAAACTTTATGAAATGGTATCGATGGAAAGATATTATCAAAAAAGTAGAGTTAATAGTTTATCCAAGGTATTGTGATCATTCTGGCTTTAAAAATTCTAACTTAAACTTCAAAAAATTAGAAAGTCCTATATTAGAGATATCTTCGTCATATATAAGAGAAAGAGTAAAAAGACAAAAAACAATAAAAGGATTAGTAGATGATAAAATTTTAGAAGAAGTTGTAAAATCTTACACATAAAAGCCAGCGTTTGAATGCTGGCTTTTATGTTTCTAATTCGTTTTCTATTTCATTTAATTTGGATTCTATTTCTTCTAGCTCCTTATTAATTCTTCCCCATTCATTTTCTAACGATTCGTCATGTTCATAGGGTCCCATATATTTTTCGATAGATATTTTTTCTGCTTCTAATAGCTTTTTCTTTTTAATTAATTCTTCTTTAAGCTTCTTTTTATCTTCCATATTTTTATCCCTCCTTAAGTGATTTTTTTCTCATATACTACCTTTAAAAACATAAAATTACGAACCCTTTGGTACTTGTGCCGAATAAATGGGGGAGGGCTCCGCCCTGGACCCATTTTAAATTCAAAATCTCATTTTAAAAAATTCTCATTTCTAAATTGTCTATGATTTTTTTCTCATATAGTTTTAAAAGACCGCTTCTTTTCCTTATTATACGAAATTTAAATGATTTTTCAAAATTTGATAATATAAGAAAGAGCACGCTAAACAAGAATAATTATCTTTATTTAACTTTAAATGCAAATAAATAAAAAAAATTGAGAAAAATTATAAAGTAACTTCCGAAATAATTCTGAGTTCCAAAAAATTTGCTTCGGTTTCCATATTTTCAATTTTT
This is a stretch of genomic DNA from Petrotoga sp. 9PWA.NaAc.5.4. It encodes these proteins:
- the nadD gene encoding nicotinate (nicotinamide) nucleotide adenylyltransferase, translated to MIIIFGGSFNPPHIAHRIIAEFAYDEFQPEKFFVIPAFSPPHKKEEFIEKFDVRFSWCQKVFYESYFDVSDLEAKLSSPSYTIKTVEYLSKTYKNINLLIGEDSLRNFMKWYRWKDIIKKVELIVYPRYCDHSGFKNSNLNFKKLESPILEISSSYIRERVKRQKTIKGLVDDKILEEVVKSYT
- the obgE gene encoding GTPase ObgE, coding for MIGDFLDEAIIKVQAGKGGDGAISFRREKYVEKGGPDGGDGGDGGSIIIKSTLNKNTLIDFKYKKIFKAANGENGKNKKRFGKSGKNLIIEVPVGTCVYDQENNALIADMKHPEQYVVVAVGGKGGRGNAKFATSTLQVPQIAEKGIKGESKTLKLVLKIVADVGLIGYPNVGKSTLISKISEAKVEIADYPFTTITPNLGVVKLKDNTSFVVADIPGLIEGAHLGKGLGDKFLRHVERCLAIVHIIDISGLEREDPVEDYYAIRKELESFSYVLSQKKELIVANKMDTVEKEELERKLSDFKSRTGKEIFPISAYTGENINIFIERVWDLMKQEKIALQKNLERKLKKFEKPKLKITPVKFEPDSHFRINIVKLGEEVFEVAGESVEKLLARYDINQKDSRLLILDTLEKNGLTKILMESGVKEGDTVYIGDFAFEYIPD